The genomic DNA CGCGTCGCGCGCGGAGCGCAGGGAGATGGCGAGTCCGTTCAAATCGTTTGCGGGAAAGCCTACGGCGATGTCGGCGGTGATGCCTTTGTCTTCCAGGTTCTCTATAAAGCCGTGGGCGATGCCCTCGATGTTCTGTGTGATGTCGTCGTTGGTTCCCGGGCGATTCGGCGTGACGAAGATCGTGACGCGCCGGTTCCGCTGAGGGCAGATGACATTACGCGGATGGGAGAAGGCGGAGCGCAGCTCGCGCACCATAATCTGATAGGCGTTTTCGCTCGACTCGTCTTTCCATTTTTTCATCTCGACGACGACGGAGGCTTTGCAGCGCGTGAGGGTAACGCCAAGCTCTTTGCCCTGAAGGGTGATGAGTTCGCCCATACCCTGCGAGGCGTCGTAGGAGGCGACGTTTTCAACAAGGTTGCGCAGCGCGAGCTCGCGCATAAGGTTTGATTCGAGGAAGGCCTGTTCGCGCAGCATGATCTCCGCCTGTTTCTGCACGAGAAGCCCAAAACGCTTGACCTCATCGGGCATGCCGGTTATCGAGATGGAGCCGATGACTTTGTCGAAGAATTGTATAGGCAGAGTGTAGCTTGGGTAGACGCCGGGCATTTTTTTCGCCTCGTCGCTGTAGGTGACGCATGGTTTGTTCTCCTGCATCACCTTCATGGAGGGTTCGTGGAAGGTCCCAACCCTTTTCTTTACATTACAGCCGATAATGATGCCGTTTTCATCGGTAACGAGAACGCCGCGTCCGATAACCTCGCTTGTACTCTCTGCGATATTCTGCGCCATTTTCTTAAACATCGAGAAACTACTCCCGGATTTTTTATTCAAGAGCATAGTTCATTTTTTATTATATATCATTTTTATGTTCTTAGGAATAATGTATTTTGCCCCGCATATAGTTAGAATGTGAATAGGGAGACAAAGTGGCTGAAGCACCTAATCTTCCAAAAAGAATTTAATGTTTGTTTTATCAATAAAAAGGAGGAATGCAAAATGCGTTTGGAGTTGCATAAGGTCCACATCAAGGGACTTGATTTTGCAGAGAAAACCCACGTAAAGAACGGCGTGCTCTATGTCAACAAAGAAGAAGCCGAGGCCCTCGTCGCCGAGGACAGGAACTTCTCGAAGGTGAGCATAGACTTTGCCCGCCCCGGTGAGAAGATGCGCATCATTCCGGTCAAGGATGCGGTCGAACCCCGCGTTAAGATCGGCAAGGGCAATTATTTCCCAGGCTTCATGGCTCCCATGGAGAAGGCGGGAAACGGAGAGACCCTCGTCCTTGACGGCACCGCGGTAGTCACCTGCGGCCCGATCGTCGCCTTCCAGGAGGGCTTCATCGACATGAGCGGCCCCGCAGCCCCCTATTCACCCTTCTCAGAAACATATAACATCGTCCTCTCGGTAGAGCCCGTAGAGAATCTTGAGAAGCACCTTTACGAAACTTCGCTCCGCGAAGCCGGACTTAAGCTCGCCGTCTACCTCGCCCGCTGCGCGGAAGAGAACGGCGCGAAGGCCGACGAGGTCGCGGTATTTGAAAAGGGCGACACCTTTGAGGAGAGCCAGAAGTATCCCGATCTCCCGAAGGTCATCTATGTCTGCATGAACATCACGCAGGGACTGCTGCACGACACCTATCTCTATGCTGCAGACCTCCGTCCCTCGCTTCCGACGCTCATCCACCCGAACGAAGTCCTCGACGGCGCGATGGTCTCAGGAAACTGCGTCTCGGCCTGCGACAAGAACACCACCTGGCATCACTGCCACAACCCCATAGTCCAGGCGCTGTATGCCCGCCACGGCAAAGAGATCAACTTCCTCGGCATGGTTCCCACGCAGGAGAGCACGGTGCTCGCCGGTAAGATCCGCGCCTCGCAGATGAACCTCTCGATCGCGCAGCAGCTCGGCGCCGACGGCGTCATCGTCTCGGAAGAGGGCTACGGCAACCCCGATACGGACCTCTGCCTCAACGCGAAGAATTTTGAGAACGCCGGCATCAAGGCGGTCCTCGTATCCGACGAATCGGCCGGTACGGACGGCGCGAGCCAGAGCCTTGCCGACGCCACGCCGGAGCTCACGGGCTTCATCTCCACGGGCAACGTCAACGAGATGATCGAAGTTTCCGCCATGGACAAGGTCATCGGCTACCCCGAATCGATCGCGGTCCTTTCCGGCGGCGCGGAGGAAAGCCTGCGTCCCGACGGCTCAATGTACGTAGAGCTTCAGTCCATCATCGCTTCCACAGCTGAAATCGGCTTCAACAAGCTCGGCTGCGAATGGGTATAGGGAGGTAATCACAATGACCTTAAAAGTTGTTCATTATATCAACCAGTTCTACGCCGGTATCGGCGGAGAAGAGAAGGCCGACCACCAGCCCGAGATACGCGAGGGTATTGTCGGTCCCGGAATGGGCCTTAACGCCGCTTTCGGCGGCGAGGCTGAGATAGTCGCCACCGTCATCTGCGGCGACGGTTACTACGGAGAGCACACGGAAGAGGCCCGCGCCAAGTGCCTGGAGATGGTGGCGGCTAAGAAGCCCGACCTCTTCATCGCCGGCCCCGCCTTCAACGCCGGACGCTACGGATTCGCCTGCGGCGATATCGCGGCCACGGTAGCCGCCGAGCTCGGAATCCCCACGGTAACTTCAATGTACCCTGAGAACCCCGGAGTGGAGCTCTATTCCAAGAAGACCTATATCGTTCCCTGCGCCGATTCGGCGCGCGGCATGGGCCAGGCCCTTCCCGTAATGGCGAAGCTCGGCCTCAAGCTTGCGAAGGGCGAACCGA from Cloacibacillus sp. includes the following:
- a CDS encoding sugar diacid recognition domain-containing protein, translating into MFKKMAQNIAESTSEVIGRGVLVTDENGIIIGCNVKKRVGTFHEPSMKVMQENKPCVTYSDEAKKMPGVYPSYTLPIQFFDKVIGSISITGMPDEVKRFGLLVQKQAEIMLREQAFLESNLMRELALRNLVENVASYDASQGMGELITLQGKELGVTLTRCKASVVVEMKKWKDESSENAYQIMVRELRSAFSHPRNVICPQRNRRVTIFVTPNRPGTNDDITQNIEGIAHGFIENLEDKGITADIAVGFPANDLNGLAISLRSARDAMRLAGQLKLSGVISARSLISEALLDLLPVGKREEFADRTLAGLEGRNDYEEMRDTFLGWCESPFASGEVAERLAMHRNSLQYRLKKIRALTGKDPWNFKDAFELWAAFVLKNISSGEKKV
- a CDS encoding glycine/sarcosine/betaine reductase component B subunit is translated as MRLELHKVHIKGLDFAEKTHVKNGVLYVNKEEAEALVAEDRNFSKVSIDFARPGEKMRIIPVKDAVEPRVKIGKGNYFPGFMAPMEKAGNGETLVLDGTAVVTCGPIVAFQEGFIDMSGPAAPYSPFSETYNIVLSVEPVENLEKHLYETSLREAGLKLAVYLARCAEENGAKADEVAVFEKGDTFEESQKYPDLPKVIYVCMNITQGLLHDTYLYAADLRPSLPTLIHPNEVLDGAMVSGNCVSACDKNTTWHHCHNPIVQALYARHGKEINFLGMVPTQESTVLAGKIRASQMNLSIAQQLGADGVIVSEEGYGNPDTDLCLNAKNFENAGIKAVLVSDESAGTDGASQSLADATPELTGFISTGNVNEMIEVSAMDKVIGYPESIAVLSGGAEESLRPDGSMYVELQSIIASTAEIGFNKLGCEWV